A window of the Dioscorea cayenensis subsp. rotundata cultivar TDr96_F1 chromosome 14, TDr96_F1_v2_PseudoChromosome.rev07_lg8_w22 25.fasta, whole genome shotgun sequence genome harbors these coding sequences:
- the LOC120275339 gene encoding salutaridine reductase-like, whose amino-acid sequence MEGEASKRISVVTGANKGIGLEIVKQLASNGIMVLLTARDEKRGTEAVEKLKDSGFSDVVFHQLDVSDTASVSTLADFIKTQFGKLDILVNNAAVSGISVDLHSLDSSTKESIEQGGFPSFLKLLAAAVEDYEKAEECLNINYYGTKKVIDALMPLLQLSHSPRIVNVSSSGGKLQYIPGESIRKEFGDPDGLSEDKLDELLQLFLSDFKAKKLEENGWPTRSSAYIISKVALNALTRILAKKYPKFCINCVHPGFVKTDLNFNTGTITVEEGAKGPVMLALLPDGGPSGFYYDLTSVSTYE is encoded by the exons ATGGAGGGGGAAGCATCAAAAAG GATTTCTGTAGTGACTGGTGCAAACAAAGGGATTGGGTTGGAGATTGTGAAGCAGCTTGCTAGCAATGGAATCATGGTGTTGTTGACTGCTAGGGATGAGAAGAGAGGCACTGAAGCTGTTGAGAAGCTCAAAGATTCTGGCTTCTCTGATGTGGTTTTTCATCAGTTGGATGTGTCTGACACTGCTAGCGTTTCCACTTTGGCTGATTTCATCAAAACACAATTTGGGAAGCTTGATATCTTG GTTAACAATGCTGCAGTTAGTGGAATTTCTGTAGATCTTCATTCTCTAGattcatcaacaaaagaaagcaTTGAG CAAGGTGGATTTCCGTCTTTCTTAAAGCTATTGGCTGCAGCTGTAGAGGATTATGAGAAAGCAGAGGAATGTTTGAACATTAACTATTATGGCACCAAGAAAGTAATAGATGCTCTCATGCCACTTCTTCAATTATCACATTCACCAAGAATTGTGAATGTTTCATCTAGTGGTGGAAAGCTTCAG TATATTCCTGGTGAAAGCATCAGAAAAGAATTTGGCGATCCAGATGGCTTGAGTGAAGATAAATTAGATGAACTGTTGCAACTCTTTTTAAGTGATTTCAAAGCAAAGAAATTAGAGGAAAATGGCTGGCCAACAAGATCTTCTGCATACATAATCTCAAAAGTAGCTTTGAATGCTCTTACGAGGATTCTTGCAAAGAAGTATCCCAAATTCTGCATCAACTGTGTACATCCTGGTTTTGTAAAAAccgatttaaattttaataccGGGACCATAACTGTTGAAGAAGGCGCAAAAGGTCCAGTCATGTTGGCTTTGCTTCCTGATGGCGGCCCTTCGGGTTTTTACTACGATCTTACATCGGTATCAACTTATGAATAa
- the LOC120275612 gene encoding uncharacterized protein LOC120275612 gives MEGEASKRIAVVTGGNQGIGLEIVKQLASNGIMVLLTAIDEKRGTEAVEKLKDSGFSDVVSHQLDVSDTASVATFADFIKTQFGKLDILVNNAAVLGILLDLQDLDSSTKESMKQGGLPVFLKLLAAAVEDYEKAEECLNINYYGTKKVIDALMPLLQLSHSPRIVNVSSDGGKLQRIPSERIRREFSDVDGLSEEKLDELLQQFLSDFKAKNLEEHGWPTPVSAYRISKVALNALTRILAKKYPKFCINCVHPGFVKTDITFNAGTETVEQGAKGPVMLALLPDGGPSGFFYDRTSVSTFVNNAEVNGFDVGVEDSDSSSGVTVKEINGSGSLTAKALKYLPRFTLSSITDGHLVNIGMVGVAVVVRRSQVVLQRGMNYKVRTTLSSCAELVKAFRQENFLEDWRLRHQFLQVKSLLAELVDQARKSGITEMSSLVEKKQKSEAFISLCEARIAVVTGANKGIGLEIVKQLASNGIMVLLTARDEKRGTEAVEKLKDSGFSDVVFHQLDVSDSASIASLADFIKTEFGKLDILVNNAAVNGISIDLQDLDSSTKESIEQGGLPVFLKLLAAAVEDYEKAEECLNINYYGTKKVIDALMPFLQLSHLPRIVNVSSAGGKLQHIPSESIRREFSEADDLSEEKLDELLQQFLSDFKAKNLEENGWPTKISAYIISKAALNALTRILAKKYPKFCINCVHPGFVNTEMSFYTGTETVEEAAKGPVMLALFPDGGPSGFFYDHTLVSTFE, from the exons ATGGAGGGGGAAGCATCAAAAAG GATTGCTGTAGTGACTGGTGGAAACCAAGGGATTGGGTTGGAAATTGTGAAGCAGCTTGCAAGCAATGGAATCATGGTGCTGTTGACTGCTATTGATGAGAAGAGAGGCACTGAAGCTGTTGAGAAGCTCAAAGATTCTGGCTTCTCTGATGTTGTTTCTCATCAGTTGGATGTGTCTGACACTGCTAGCGTTGCCACTTTTGCTGATTTCATCAAAACCCAATTTGGAAAGCTTGATATCTTG GTTAACAATGCTGCAGTCCTTGGAATCCTTTTAGACCTTCAGGATTTAGattcatcaacaaaagaaagcaTGAAG CAAGGTGGGTTGCCGGTTTTCTTGAAGCTATTAGCTGCAGCTGTTGAGGATTATGAGAAGGCAGAGGAATGTTTGAACATTAACTATTATGGCACCAAGAAAGTAATAGATGCTCTCATGCCACTTCTTCAATTATCACACTCGCCAAGAATTGTAAATGTTTCATCTGACGGTGGAAAGCTTCAG CGTATTCCTAGTGAGCGCATTAGAAGAGAATTCAGTGATGTAGATGGCTTGAGTGAAGAGAAATTGGATGAACTGTTGCAACAGTTTTTAAGTGATTTCAAAGCAAAGAACTTGGAGGAACATGGCTGGCCAACACCAGTATCTGCATACAGAATCTCAAAAGTAGCTTTGAATGCACTTACGAGAATTCTCGCAAAGAAGTATCCCAAATTCTGCATCAACTGTGTACATCCTGGCTTTGTGAAAACTGATATAACTTTTAATGCTGGGACTGAAACTGTTGAGCAAGGTGCAAAAGGTCCGGTGATGTTGGCTTTGCTTCCTGATGGTGGCCCTTCCGGGTTTTTCTATGATCGTACATCGGTATCAACTTTT GTTAACAATGCTGAAGTTAATGGATTTGATGTAGGTGTTGAGGATTCAGATTCATCGTCCGGAG TTACAGTCAAAGAAATCAATGGGTCTGGTTCCCTAACAGCAAAGGCACTAAAATATCTTCCAAGATTTACTCTTTCTTCAATCACAGATGGTCATTTGGTGAACATTGGGATGGTTGGG GTTGCTGTGGTTGTACGGCGTTCTCAG GTTGTACTTCAAAGGGGGATGAACTACAAGGTCAGGACCACATTGTCTTCCTGTGCTGAGCTTGTTAAGGCGTTCCGGCAAGAGAATTTTTTGGAAGATTGGAGGCTTAGGCATCAGTTTCTTCAAGTCAAAAGCCTTCTAGCTGAGTTGG TTGACCAGGCAAGGAAGTCTGGGATAACGGAGATGAGCAGcttagttgagaaaaaacaaaagtctGAAGCATTCATAAGTCTCTGCGAAGCAAG GATTGCTGTAGTGACTGGTGCAAACAAAGGGATTGGGTTGGAGATTGTGAAGCAGCTTGCAAGCAATGGAATCATGGTGTTGTTGACTGCTAGGGATGAGAAGAGAGGCACTGAAGCTGTTGAGAAGCTCAAAGATTCTGGCTTCTCTGATGTGGTTTTTCATCAGTTGGATGTGTCTGACAGTGCTAGCATTGCCTCTTTGGCTGATTTCATCAAAACTGAATTTGGGAAGCTTGATATCTTG GTTAACAATGCTGCAGTCAACGGAATATCTATAGACCTTCAGGATTTAGATTCATCAACAAAGGAAAGCATTGAG CAAGGTGGGTTGCCGGTTTTCTTGAAGCTATTAGCTGCAGCTGTTGAGGATTATGAGAAGGCAGAGGAATGTTTGAACATTAACTATTATGGCACCAAGAAAGTAATAGATGCTCtcatgccatttcttcaattatcaCATTTGCCAAGAATTGTGAATGTTTCATCTGCAGGTGGAAAGCTTCAG CATATTCCTAGTGAGAGCATCAGAAGAGAATTCAGTGAGGCAGATGACTTAAGTGAAGAGAAATTGGATGAACTGTTGCAACAGTTTTTAAGTGATTTCAAAGCAAAGAACTTGGAGGAAAATGGCTGGCCAACAAAAATATCTGCATACATAATCTCAAAAGCAGCTTTGAATGCACTTACGAGAATTCTTGCAAAGAAGTATCCCAAATTCTGCATCAACTGTGTACATCCTGGTTTTGTGAACACCGAAATGAGTTTTTATACCGGGACTGAAACTGTTGAAGAAGCTGCAAAAGGTCCGGTGATGTTGGCTTTGTTTCCTGATGGTGGCCCTTCGGGGTTTTTCTATGATCATACATTGGTATCAActtttgaataa
- the LOC120275662 gene encoding (+)-neomenthol dehydrogenase-like isoform X1 produces the protein MFHLLVESFRTETVEEGAKGPVMLALLPDGGPSGIAVVTGANKGIGLEIVKQLASNGIIVLLTARDETRGNEAVEKLKDSGFSDVVFHQLDVSDTASITSLADFIKTEFGKLDILVNNAAVLGILVDLQYLDSSTKESIEQGGLPIFLKLLEAAEQDFEKAEECLNINYYGTKKVIDAFMPLLQLSNSPRIVNVTSAAGELQHIPGESIRREFSDAEGLSEEKLDELLQHFLSDFKAKNLEEHGWPTLVSAYRISKVALNALTRILAKKYPKFCINCVHPGFVKTDITYNTGTETIEEGAKGPVTLALLPDGGPSGFYYDHTSVSTY, from the exons ATGTTTCATCTGCTGGTGGAAAGCTTCAG GACCGAAACTGTTGAGGAAGGTGCAAAAGGTCCGGTGATGTTGGCTTTGTTGCCTGATGGTGGTCCTTCAGG GATTGCTGTAGTGACTGGTGCAAACAAAGGGATTGGGTTGGAGATTGTGAAGCAGCTTGCAAGCAATGGAATCATAGTGTTGTTGACTGCTAGGGATGAGACGAGAGGCAATGAAGCTGTTGAGAAGCTCAAAGATTCTGGCTTCTCTGATGTGGTTTTTCATCAGTTGGATGTGTCTGACACTGCTAGCATCACCTCTTTGGCTGACTTCATCAAAACTGAATTTGGGAAGCTTGATATCTTG GTTAACAATGCTGCAGTTCTTGGAATCCTTGTAGACCTTCAGTATTTAGattcatcaacaaaagaaagcaTCGAG CAAGGTGGGTTGCCGATTTTCTTGAAGCTATTAGAGGCAGCTGAACAGGATTTCGAGAAGGCAGAGGAATGTTTGAACATTAACTATTATGGCACCAAGAAAGTAATAGATGCTTTCATGCCACTTCTTCAATTATCAAATTCACCTAGAATTGTGAATGTTACCTCTGCTGCTGGAGAGCTTCAg CATATTCCTGGTGAGAGCATCAGAAGAGAATTCAGTGATGCAGAAGGCTTGAGTGAAGAGAAATTAGATGAACTGTTGCAACACTTTTTAAGTGATTTCAAAGCAAAGAACTTGGAGGAACATGGCTGGCCAACACTAGTATCTGCATACAGAATTTCAAAAGTAGCTTTGAATGCACTTACGAGAATTCTCGCAAAGAAGTATCCCAAATTCTGTATCAACTGTGTACATCCTGGCTTTGTGAAAACTGATATAACTTATAATACCGGGACTGAAACTATTGAGGAAGGTGCAAAAGGTCCGGTGACGTTGGCTTTGCTTCCTGATGGCGGCCCTTCAGGGTTTTACTATGATCATACATCAGTATCAACTTATTGA
- the LOC120275662 gene encoding salutaridine reductase-like isoform X3 yields the protein MFHLLVESFRIAVVTGANKGIGLEIVKQLASNGIIVLLTARDETRGNEAVEKLKDSGFSDVVFHQLDVSDTASITSLADFIKTEFGKLDILVNNAAVLGILVDLQYLDSSTKESIEQGGLPIFLKLLEAAEQDFEKAEECLNINYYGTKKVIDAFMPLLQLSNSPRIVNVTSAAGELQHIPGESIRREFSDAEGLSEEKLDELLQHFLSDFKAKNLEEHGWPTLVSAYRISKVALNALTRILAKKYPKFCINCVHPGFVKTDITYNTGTETIEEGAKGPVTLALLPDGGPSGFYYDHTSVSTY from the exons ATGTTTCATCTGCTGGTGGAAAGCTTCAG GATTGCTGTAGTGACTGGTGCAAACAAAGGGATTGGGTTGGAGATTGTGAAGCAGCTTGCAAGCAATGGAATCATAGTGTTGTTGACTGCTAGGGATGAGACGAGAGGCAATGAAGCTGTTGAGAAGCTCAAAGATTCTGGCTTCTCTGATGTGGTTTTTCATCAGTTGGATGTGTCTGACACTGCTAGCATCACCTCTTTGGCTGACTTCATCAAAACTGAATTTGGGAAGCTTGATATCTTG GTTAACAATGCTGCAGTTCTTGGAATCCTTGTAGACCTTCAGTATTTAGattcatcaacaaaagaaagcaTCGAG CAAGGTGGGTTGCCGATTTTCTTGAAGCTATTAGAGGCAGCTGAACAGGATTTCGAGAAGGCAGAGGAATGTTTGAACATTAACTATTATGGCACCAAGAAAGTAATAGATGCTTTCATGCCACTTCTTCAATTATCAAATTCACCTAGAATTGTGAATGTTACCTCTGCTGCTGGAGAGCTTCAg CATATTCCTGGTGAGAGCATCAGAAGAGAATTCAGTGATGCAGAAGGCTTGAGTGAAGAGAAATTAGATGAACTGTTGCAACACTTTTTAAGTGATTTCAAAGCAAAGAACTTGGAGGAACATGGCTGGCCAACACTAGTATCTGCATACAGAATTTCAAAAGTAGCTTTGAATGCACTTACGAGAATTCTCGCAAAGAAGTATCCCAAATTCTGTATCAACTGTGTACATCCTGGCTTTGTGAAAACTGATATAACTTATAATACCGGGACTGAAACTATTGAGGAAGGTGCAAAAGGTCCGGTGACGTTGGCTTTGCTTCCTGATGGCGGCCCTTCAGGGTTTTACTATGATCATACATCAGTATCAACTTATTGA
- the LOC120275662 gene encoding salutaridine reductase-like isoform X2, protein MLALLPDGGPSGIAVVTGANKGIGLEIVKQLASNGIIVLLTARDETRGNEAVEKLKDSGFSDVVFHQLDVSDTASITSLADFIKTEFGKLDILVNNAAVLGILVDLQYLDSSTKESIEQGGLPIFLKLLEAAEQDFEKAEECLNINYYGTKKVIDAFMPLLQLSNSPRIVNVTSAAGELQHIPGESIRREFSDAEGLSEEKLDELLQHFLSDFKAKNLEEHGWPTLVSAYRISKVALNALTRILAKKYPKFCINCVHPGFVKTDITYNTGTETIEEGAKGPVTLALLPDGGPSGFYYDHTSVSTY, encoded by the exons ATGTTGGCTTTGTTGCCTGATGGTGGTCCTTCAGG GATTGCTGTAGTGACTGGTGCAAACAAAGGGATTGGGTTGGAGATTGTGAAGCAGCTTGCAAGCAATGGAATCATAGTGTTGTTGACTGCTAGGGATGAGACGAGAGGCAATGAAGCTGTTGAGAAGCTCAAAGATTCTGGCTTCTCTGATGTGGTTTTTCATCAGTTGGATGTGTCTGACACTGCTAGCATCACCTCTTTGGCTGACTTCATCAAAACTGAATTTGGGAAGCTTGATATCTTG GTTAACAATGCTGCAGTTCTTGGAATCCTTGTAGACCTTCAGTATTTAGattcatcaacaaaagaaagcaTCGAG CAAGGTGGGTTGCCGATTTTCTTGAAGCTATTAGAGGCAGCTGAACAGGATTTCGAGAAGGCAGAGGAATGTTTGAACATTAACTATTATGGCACCAAGAAAGTAATAGATGCTTTCATGCCACTTCTTCAATTATCAAATTCACCTAGAATTGTGAATGTTACCTCTGCTGCTGGAGAGCTTCAg CATATTCCTGGTGAGAGCATCAGAAGAGAATTCAGTGATGCAGAAGGCTTGAGTGAAGAGAAATTAGATGAACTGTTGCAACACTTTTTAAGTGATTTCAAAGCAAAGAACTTGGAGGAACATGGCTGGCCAACACTAGTATCTGCATACAGAATTTCAAAAGTAGCTTTGAATGCACTTACGAGAATTCTCGCAAAGAAGTATCCCAAATTCTGTATCAACTGTGTACATCCTGGCTTTGTGAAAACTGATATAACTTATAATACCGGGACTGAAACTATTGAGGAAGGTGCAAAAGGTCCGGTGACGTTGGCTTTGCTTCCTGATGGCGGCCCTTCAGGGTTTTACTATGATCATACATCAGTATCAACTTATTGA
- the LOC120275662 gene encoding salutaridine reductase-like isoform X4 → MEGEASKRIAVVTGANKGIGLEIVKQLASNGIIVLLTARDETRGNEAVEKLKDSGFSDVVFHQLDVSDTASITSLADFIKTEFGKLDILVNNAAVLGILVDLQYLDSSTKESIEQGGLPIFLKLLEAAEQDFEKAEECLNINYYGTKKVIDAFMPLLQLSNSPRIVNVTSAAGELQHIPGESIRREFSDAEGLSEEKLDELLQHFLSDFKAKNLEEHGWPTLVSAYRISKVALNALTRILAKKYPKFCINCVHPGFVKTDITYNTGTETIEEGAKGPVTLALLPDGGPSGFYYDHTSVSTY, encoded by the exons ATGGAGGGGGAAGCATCAAAAAG GATTGCTGTAGTGACTGGTGCAAACAAAGGGATTGGGTTGGAGATTGTGAAGCAGCTTGCAAGCAATGGAATCATAGTGTTGTTGACTGCTAGGGATGAGACGAGAGGCAATGAAGCTGTTGAGAAGCTCAAAGATTCTGGCTTCTCTGATGTGGTTTTTCATCAGTTGGATGTGTCTGACACTGCTAGCATCACCTCTTTGGCTGACTTCATCAAAACTGAATTTGGGAAGCTTGATATCTTG GTTAACAATGCTGCAGTTCTTGGAATCCTTGTAGACCTTCAGTATTTAGattcatcaacaaaagaaagcaTCGAG CAAGGTGGGTTGCCGATTTTCTTGAAGCTATTAGAGGCAGCTGAACAGGATTTCGAGAAGGCAGAGGAATGTTTGAACATTAACTATTATGGCACCAAGAAAGTAATAGATGCTTTCATGCCACTTCTTCAATTATCAAATTCACCTAGAATTGTGAATGTTACCTCTGCTGCTGGAGAGCTTCAg CATATTCCTGGTGAGAGCATCAGAAGAGAATTCAGTGATGCAGAAGGCTTGAGTGAAGAGAAATTAGATGAACTGTTGCAACACTTTTTAAGTGATTTCAAAGCAAAGAACTTGGAGGAACATGGCTGGCCAACACTAGTATCTGCATACAGAATTTCAAAAGTAGCTTTGAATGCACTTACGAGAATTCTCGCAAAGAAGTATCCCAAATTCTGTATCAACTGTGTACATCCTGGCTTTGTGAAAACTGATATAACTTATAATACCGGGACTGAAACTATTGAGGAAGGTGCAAAAGGTCCGGTGACGTTGGCTTTGCTTCCTGATGGCGGCCCTTCAGGGTTTTACTATGATCATACATCAGTATCAACTTATTGA